The following are encoded together in the Euzebyales bacterium genome:
- a CDS encoding MBL fold metallo-hydrolase, whose translation MTVEHLTTDGEFTLDGQSFHVTNNVWLVGDDDEVIVIDAAHDAARISEAVGGRRVPMIVCTHGHNDHINAAVDVADLVGAPIALHPNDRMLWDAVHPHRAPDLDLADGQVISVGGTHLTVLHTPGHSPGSVCLHGDGILFSGDTLFQGGPGATGRSYSDFDTIIASIRDRLLTLPQDTVVHTGHGDRTTIGEESGSLPEWIERGH comes from the coding sequence GTGACGGTCGAGCACCTCACGACCGACGGCGAGTTCACCCTCGACGGGCAGTCGTTCCACGTGACCAACAACGTCTGGCTCGTCGGCGACGACGACGAGGTCATCGTCATCGACGCCGCGCACGATGCCGCGAGGATCTCGGAGGCGGTCGGTGGACGACGCGTGCCGATGATCGTGTGCACCCACGGCCACAACGATCACATCAACGCGGCGGTCGACGTCGCCGATCTGGTGGGTGCGCCGATCGCGCTGCATCCCAACGACCGCATGCTCTGGGACGCCGTGCACCCGCACAGGGCGCCCGATCTCGACCTCGCCGACGGTCAGGTCATCTCGGTCGGCGGCACCCATCTGACGGTGCTGCACACGCCCGGCCACTCGCCCGGATCGGTGTGCCTGCACGGCGACGGGATCCTGTTCTCGGGGGACACCCTGTTCCAGGGTGGACCCGGCGCCACGGGGCGCTCCTACTCGGACTTCGACACGATCATCGCCTCGATCCGCGACCGCCTGCTCACGCTGCCGCAGGACACGGTGGTCCACACGGGCCACGGCGACAGGACGACGATCGGTGAGGAGTCCGGCTCACTGCCGGAGTGGATCGAGCGCGGTCACTGA
- a CDS encoding alpha-ketoglutarate-dependent dioxygenase AlkB, protein MTDTLTFQGSLLDTVDDAPTFAADFAGMRRYHLHDGAWVDRLPGWVRGADRLYTAAERHLPWHSGTERIRGMDVPRPRLVATVDRGSLPDGLDLVGELSDALSARYGVRLDRISCNLYRDGRDSVTWHGDRIVRDLPQATVAIVSLGEPRPFRIRPRGGGSSLSWSVGRGDLLVMGGSCQRTCEHAVPKVASAGPRIALMFRERR, encoded by the coding sequence ATGACCGACACCTTGACGTTCCAGGGATCGCTGCTCGACACGGTTGACGACGCGCCGACCTTCGCGGCCGACTTCGCAGGCATGCGCCGGTACCACCTGCACGACGGGGCGTGGGTCGACCGGCTGCCGGGATGGGTGCGCGGTGCCGACCGGCTGTACACGGCGGCGGAGCGCCACCTGCCGTGGCACAGCGGGACCGAACGCATCCGCGGCATGGACGTCCCGCGGCCGCGCCTGGTCGCGACCGTCGACCGGGGATCGCTGCCCGATGGGCTCGATCTCGTCGGCGAGCTGTCGGATGCGCTCAGTGCCCGCTACGGCGTCCGACTCGACCGCATCAGCTGCAACCTGTACCGCGACGGTCGTGACAGCGTGACCTGGCACGGCGACCGGATCGTCCGCGACCTGCCACAGGCGACCGTGGCGATCGTCTCACTGGGCGAGCCGCGCCCGTTCCGCATCCGCCCGCGCGGTGGCGGGTCCAGCCTGTCGTGGTCGGTCGGACGCGGCGACCTGCTCGTCATGGGCGGGTCGTGCCAACGCACCTGCGAGCACGCCGTGCCCAAGGTCGCCTCCGCCGGTCCCCGCATCGCCCTGATGTTCAGAGAGCGCCGATAG
- a CDS encoding VOC family protein, whose protein sequence is MLAIDHAIIAVNDPASWAARVRARAGLTAVPGGRHVGTGTGNWIVPLGDAYLELMTVVDDAEAQDSPLGRWVIEQTRHGDRLAALCLRTDAIDEIADRLGLTPEAMARRTEDDVELRWRLVGLDAALSGHQLPFFIQWDTDDGRHPGRMPAEHVNAPSGIPWIEFGGDQQRLARWLGEHALPIRCVEEPPGPRTVAVATAQRLVRITTTGIT, encoded by the coding sequence ATGCTGGCCATCGACCACGCGATCATCGCGGTGAACGACCCGGCGTCGTGGGCCGCGCGCGTGCGCGCCCGCGCCGGTCTGACGGCGGTTCCGGGTGGCCGGCACGTGGGCACCGGCACGGGCAACTGGATCGTGCCGCTCGGGGACGCGTACCTCGAGCTGATGACCGTGGTGGACGATGCGGAAGCGCAGGACAGCCCGCTGGGTCGGTGGGTGATCGAACAGACCCGCCACGGGGACCGGCTCGCGGCCCTGTGCCTGCGCACCGACGCGATCGACGAGATCGCCGATCGACTCGGTCTCACACCGGAAGCGATGGCGCGACGCACCGAGGACGACGTCGAGCTGCGGTGGCGCCTGGTCGGCCTCGACGCCGCGCTGTCCGGCCACCAGCTGCCGTTCTTCATCCAGTGGGACACCGACGATGGTCGGCACCCCGGCCGGATGCCGGCCGAGCACGTCAACGCGCCGAGCGGCATCCCGTGGATCGAGTTCGGCGGCGATCAGCAACGGCTCGCGCGCTGGCTGGGCGAGCACGCGCTGCCGATCCGGTGCGTCGAGGAGCCGCCGGGACCGCGTACGGTGGCCGTGGCCACCGCGCAGCGGTTGGTCCGCATCACGACCACGGGCATCACCTGA
- a CDS encoding antibiotic biosynthesis monooxygenase: MNTVALVVKLTAREGLEDEVAEFLRGAVDLANQEEGTPVWFALRTDTSTFWIVDAFPGEAQRNAHLEGPIAGALMDNADRLLSAPPEINRADVLASKTP, translated from the coding sequence ATGAACACCGTCGCACTCGTCGTCAAGCTGACCGCGCGCGAGGGACTCGAGGACGAGGTCGCCGAGTTCCTGCGTGGCGCTGTCGACCTGGCGAACCAGGAGGAGGGCACGCCCGTGTGGTTCGCGTTGCGCACCGACACATCGACGTTCTGGATCGTCGATGCGTTCCCTGGCGAGGCCCAGCGCAACGCCCACCTCGAAGGACCCATCGCGGGCGCGCTGATGGACAACGCCGACCGCCTGCTCAGCGCACCGCCGGAGATCAACCGCGCTGACGTGCTGGCGTCCAAGACCCCCTAG
- a CDS encoding acetamidase/formamidase family protein, whose amino-acid sequence MATHEIRADYAVPLAGQPATGHNRWHPDVPPAVRCDPGDEVVMDTRDALDGQITSDATVDDVANADLGPVHPLTGPVYVEGAEPGDLLVVDVVDVTPADFGFTVQIPGFGFLREDFPEPHLIRWDLASGFATSEDLPGVRIPAAPFLGTFGVAPSRDLMAQITAREQDLLERGGMVLPPDPAGAVPDDPAIANDALRTIPPRENAGNVDIRQCGVGARLYIPVWTDGALFSGGDAHYAQGDNESCGTAIEMRATFTFRFDVRKGEAARHDRRRLRFERSDYWVAPEIAAPRAFYATTGLSIDADGVNHSEDVTVATREALREMIDHLTTERGFDRQQAYALCSVAVDLRIAALPDVPNMVVTALLPTDIFV is encoded by the coding sequence ATGGCCACACACGAGATCCGTGCCGACTACGCGGTGCCGCTGGCGGGGCAGCCCGCGACTGGACACAACCGCTGGCATCCGGACGTCCCACCGGCGGTCCGCTGCGATCCTGGCGATGAGGTCGTCATGGACACGCGCGACGCGCTGGACGGCCAGATCACCAGTGACGCGACCGTTGACGACGTGGCCAACGCTGACCTCGGGCCGGTGCATCCGCTGACGGGGCCGGTGTACGTCGAGGGCGCTGAGCCAGGCGACCTGCTGGTCGTCGACGTCGTGGACGTGACCCCGGCCGACTTCGGGTTCACGGTGCAGATCCCGGGCTTCGGGTTCCTCCGCGAGGACTTTCCCGAGCCGCACCTCATCCGGTGGGATCTCGCCTCCGGGTTCGCGACGTCCGAGGACCTGCCGGGTGTCCGGATCCCGGCCGCGCCGTTCCTGGGCACGTTCGGTGTCGCGCCCTCGCGTGACCTGATGGCACAGATCACCGCCCGCGAACAGGACCTCCTCGAGCGGGGCGGCATGGTGCTCCCCCCCGATCCGGCCGGTGCCGTGCCCGACGATCCGGCGATCGCCAACGACGCGCTGCGCACGATCCCGCCGCGTGAGAATGCCGGCAACGTCGACATCCGCCAGTGCGGCGTCGGCGCGCGGCTGTACATCCCGGTGTGGACCGACGGTGCGCTGTTCTCGGGTGGCGACGCCCACTACGCCCAGGGTGACAACGAGAGCTGTGGCACGGCCATCGAGATGCGGGCGACGTTCACGTTCCGATTCGATGTCCGCAAGGGCGAGGCGGCGCGGCACGACCGTCGGCGGCTGCGGTTCGAGCGATCCGACTACTGGGTCGCACCGGAGATCGCAGCGCCGCGGGCGTTCTACGCGACGACCGGGCTGTCCATCGACGCCGACGGCGTGAACCACTCCGAGGACGTCACGGTCGCCACCCGCGAGGCGCTGCGCGAGATGATCGACCACCTGACCACCGAGCGCGGCTTCGACCGCCAGCAGGCCTACGCGCTCTGCAGCGTCGCGGTCGACCTGCGCATCGCGGCACTGCCCGACGTGCCGAACATGGTCGTGACGGCGCTGCTGCCGACCGACATCTTCGTCTAG